Proteins found in one Candidatus Binatia bacterium genomic segment:
- a CDS encoding helix-turn-helix domain-containing protein → MSTPYLGEEIRRLRLKADYTLRGLALDVGVSAAHMSDIEHNRRRPSEKLLRKIADKLRKAGATYDSLERLLSGIDVKTREWAASTPGARTLLRRLREAEVDPEEINRALEKLLGRKLRTKGSRAG, encoded by the coding sequence ACCTTGGCGAAGAGATCCGGCGGCTGCGGCTGAAGGCCGACTACACCCTGCGCGGGCTGGCCCTGGACGTCGGCGTGTCCGCGGCGCACATGTCGGATATCGAGCATAACCGCCGCCGCCCCTCCGAGAAACTCCTCCGCAAGATCGCGGACAAGCTGCGGAAGGCCGGCGCCACCTACGACTCGCTGGAGCGGCTCCTGTCGGGGATCGACGTCAAGACCCGCGAATGGGCCGCGTCGACGCCGGGAGCGCGGACGCTCTTGCGCCGCCTCCGCGAGGCGGAGGTGGATCCCGAGGAGATCAACCGCGCTCTGGAGAAGCTTCTCGGGCGAAAGCTGCGGACCAAGGGCTCGCGAGCCGGCTGA